A region of Nitrospinota bacterium DNA encodes the following proteins:
- a CDS encoding MgtC/SapB family protein, with the protein MEAILKLLVSAIFGALIGVERQIRGRQAGFRTQILVCLGSCLFTIVSIHAYEVYGAVTDPGRIAAQIITGIGFLGAGAILKTGALVRGLTTAASLWIVSAIGMAVGFGEYGLGAAATAFAILSLVALKNMESVLSQDNYAEIMIRTSGAEELDVKALVKDFGMKALESKHRFLKEEKITEQTISLKYTNPENLTGFYRQMKETPNLIELRIL; encoded by the coding sequence ATGGAAGCCATATTAAAACTGCTGGTCTCCGCCATTTTCGGCGCCCTTATCGGCGTAGAGCGGCAGATCCGGGGCAGACAGGCGGGCTTTCGCACACAGATTCTGGTTTGCCTGGGTTCCTGCCTTTTCACAATAGTATCAATCCACGCTTACGAAGTTTACGGGGCAGTAACCGATCCCGGCAGAATAGCCGCGCAGATCATCACCGGAATAGGTTTCCTTGGCGCGGGGGCCATATTGAAAACCGGCGCCCTGGTTCGGGGGCTTACCACCGCCGCGTCCCTCTGGATAGTGAGCGCCATCGGCATGGCGGTGGGGTTCGGTGAGTATGGATTGGGCGCCGCGGCCACGGCCTTCGCCATTTTAAGCCTTGTGGCGCTCAAGAACATGGAGTCCGTCCTTTCGCAGGACAACTACGCGGAGATAATGATAAGGACAAGCGGCGCCGAGGAGTTGGACGTGAAAGCGCTGGTGAAGGATTTCGGAATGAAAGCGCTGGAGAGCAAGCACCGCTTCCTCAAAGAGGAAAAGATCACCGAGCAGACCATATCGCTGAAATATACAAATCCAGAGAACCTTACCGGCTTTTACCGCCAGATGAAAGAAACGCCGAACCTGATAGAGCTGAGGATATTGTGA
- a CDS encoding nucleotidyltransferase substrate binding protein — MKLDLSALKNAIAALEKSLNYLNSDLAKDPDLREQFRAAAIQAFEFTHEVAFKMLKRWLEKAVAGPSVIDMMNYMDVIRAGAEAGFLTDVARFRDYREKRNITSHTYDNAKAEQIVSVLSDFRNDMVYVLSELERRNLADD; from the coding sequence ATGAAGCTCGATTTATCCGCTTTGAAAAACGCCATAGCCGCGCTGGAGAAAAGCCTGAATTATCTTAACTCGGATTTGGCCAAGGACCCGGATTTGCGCGAACAATTCCGCGCCGCCGCGATACAGGCTTTTGAATTCACCCATGAGGTGGCGTTCAAAATGCTTAAACGGTGGCTGGAAAAGGCGGTGGCCGGCCCTTCGGTGATAGACATGATGAATTATATGGATGTGATCCGGGCGGGCGCAGAAGCGGGATTTTTAACGGATGTGGCAAGATTCAGGGACTATCGAGAGAAGCGGAATATCACCAGCCATACTTACGATAACGCCAAGGCCGAGCAAATAGTTTCCGTGTTAAGCGATTTCCGTAATGACATGGTTTATGTGCTTTCCGAACTGGAGCGGCGCAACCTTGCGGACGATTGA
- a CDS encoding nucleotidyltransferase domain-containing protein produces MCFPNWSGATLRTIDISPGDMETVMGILRVHAPGREVWVFGSRITGSAKPFSDLDLAVMGDKPLPSSALAEMKESFSESNLPFKVDVVEWADTSPQFRKIIEDRHEVLQEAAQTHG; encoded by the coding sequence ATGTGCTTTCCGAACTGGAGCGGCGCAACCTTGCGGACGATTGATATCAGCCCCGGCGATATGGAAACGGTGATGGGCATTTTGCGCGTCCATGCGCCGGGCAGGGAAGTGTGGGTGTTCGGCTCCCGTATTACCGGTTCCGCCAAACCATTTTCCGACCTGGACCTGGCCGTGATGGGAGACAAGCCATTGCCGTCATCCGCGCTGGCGGAGATGAAAGAGTCTTTCAGCGAGTCCAATCTGCCCTTCAAGGTGGACGTGGTGGAATGGGCGGACACCAGCCCTCAATTCCGGAAGATAATAGAGGATAGGCATGAAGTATTACAGGAAGCCGCTCAAACACATGGATAA
- a CDS encoding DUF4268 domain-containing protein: MKTNSLGQLQRMDLREIWDSESGEFTPWLAQDENIALLGDTIGIELELEAQEKNVGPFRADILCKDISNDSWVLIENQLEATDHKHLGQLLTYAAGLKAVTIVWIAQKFTDEHRATMDWLNQITDENFNFFGLEVELWRIGGSLPAPKFNVVCKPNDWAKSVADSRKRIEEGELNEYRQTLIEYWAGFSDLAKTRSKLIKPQKPLPQQWTNVAIGTSNFCLLASVNNQKQFITAHLGIYGPHSKSNFKELFAEKHDAEKQFGCDLDWREMPDKKESKVLIKLDKTNPTDRNDWPRQHQWLLDNLEKLHKVFSKRVKALKHAKFNGSDDSDEGE, from the coding sequence ATGAAAACCAACTCTCTTGGCCAATTGCAGAGGATGGATTTACGTGAGATCTGGGACAGCGAATCTGGGGAGTTCACACCATGGCTGGCTCAGGACGAAAATATAGCCCTTCTAGGCGATACTATCGGGATTGAACTTGAGTTGGAAGCCCAGGAAAAGAATGTAGGCCCATTTAGAGCGGATATTCTGTGCAAAGATATATCAAATGATTCATGGGTTCTAATTGAAAACCAGCTTGAGGCTACCGATCATAAACATTTAGGGCAACTGCTTACTTATGCCGCCGGGTTGAAGGCTGTAACGATTGTCTGGATAGCCCAAAAGTTTACTGATGAGCATCGAGCTACCATGGATTGGCTTAATCAGATCACTGATGAAAATTTTAACTTTTTCGGGTTGGAAGTTGAATTGTGGCGCATAGGGGGCTCTTTGCCGGCTCCCAAGTTTAACGTTGTTTGCAAACCGAATGATTGGGCCAAATCGGTCGCTGATTCAAGAAAGAGAATCGAGGAGGGCGAACTAAACGAATATAGACAAACGCTGATTGAATATTGGGCCGGGTTTAGTGATCTGGCAAAAACGAGGAGCAAACTTATAAAGCCTCAAAAACCGCTACCGCAACAATGGACGAATGTTGCTATTGGAACCTCTAACTTTTGCCTTCTCGCTTCCGTGAACAACCAGAAACAATTTATAACGGCCCATTTAGGGATATACGGGCCTCACTCAAAGTCTAATTTCAAGGAATTATTTGCAGAAAAGCATGATGCGGAAAAGCAATTTGGCTGTGATCTGGACTGGCGTGAAATGCCGGATAAAAAAGAAAGTAAGGTTTTGATCAAACTAGATAAAACAAATCCAACAGACAGGAATGATTGGCCCCGGCAACATCAGTGGCTATTAGATAATCTGGAAAAGCTTCACAAGGTGTTTTCCAAACGAGTCAAAGCTTTAAAACATGCCAAATTTAACGGCAGTGATGATTCTGATGAGGGAGAGTGA
- a CDS encoding HEPN domain-containing protein encodes MTTPERWADQARYDIDTAKAMLEAKPFPYVLFMRQQAIEKALKAIVIQVTGKMAPRIHSLVKLGELAQLKLSAEQEKFYAELVSYYIGSRYPEDLLAMSKRVSHQKAKEALDKSEEEIQWLLSLLK; translated from the coding sequence ATGACCACTCCTGAACGATGGGCTGATCAGGCCCGTTATGATATTGACACCGCCAAGGCCATGCTTGAGGCAAAGCCGTTCCCTTACGTTCTTTTCATGCGCCAGCAGGCGATCGAGAAGGCTTTGAAAGCGATTGTTATCCAGGTTACAGGCAAAATGGCCCCGCGAATTCACAGCCTTGTCAAACTAGGCGAGCTGGCGCAGTTGAAACTTTCGGCTGAGCAGGAAAAATTCTATGCCGAACTAGTTTCATACTATATCGGCTCTCGCTATCCTGAAGATTTGCTGGCGATGTCGAAGAGGGTTTCGCATCAAAAAGCCAAGGAGGCGCTCGATAAATCCGAGGAGGAAATCCAATGGCTGTTGTCTCTATTGAAATAG
- a CDS encoding nucleotidyltransferase domain-containing protein, which translates to MAVVSIEIEKRIKEAMLDLNRSSKVTAVYIFGSQINGTADEWSDVDIGVFAEGVENWDFERFTEEFVNVQIKYGHDLEPHFFPASVFDNPEPGSFAEFVKENGVRIDLSPEPPAK; encoded by the coding sequence ATGGCTGTTGTCTCTATTGAAATAGAAAAGCGTATTAAGGAAGCCATGCTGGATTTGAACAGGTCATCAAAAGTTACAGCTGTGTACATTTTCGGTTCGCAAATAAACGGCACGGCGGATGAATGGAGCGATGTGGATATAGGCGTATTTGCCGAAGGTGTGGAGAACTGGGATTTTGAACGATTCACCGAGGAATTCGTAAACGTACAAATTAAATATGGTCATGATCTTGAACCCCATTTCTTCCCCGCCAGCGTTTTCGACAATCCGGAGCCGGGGAGTTTCGCCGAGTTCGTGAAAGAAAACGGCGTGCGTATAGATTTGAGCCCGGAACCTCCCGCAAAATAA
- a CDS encoding ABC transporter permease gives MVGNIGLWVIWTAHSVGELSMFTWQVLKWLVRPPLRIRAVFEQMQEIGYNSVPVVAITALSTGGVLALQSYIGFKRFGAESMVGTVVALSMTRELGPVLTGIMVAGRAGSAMAAELGTMKVTEQIDALYTLAANPIKYLIVPRFIAGVLMLPMLSVVGDVLGIMGGAAIGVGTLEANPVVYMKKTFEFLELNDIYSGLFKSMVFGGIIAIVCCFQGFATEGGAEGVGKATTRSVVISSILILVTDYVMTAFLF, from the coding sequence GTGGTGGGCAACATCGGCCTGTGGGTGATTTGGACCGCCCACTCGGTGGGGGAGCTTTCCATGTTCACCTGGCAGGTGCTCAAATGGCTTGTCCGCCCGCCATTGCGCATCCGCGCGGTTTTCGAGCAGATGCAGGAGATCGGCTACAACTCGGTGCCCGTGGTGGCCATTACGGCGCTGTCCACCGGTGGCGTGCTGGCCTTGCAAAGCTACATCGGTTTTAAACGGTTCGGCGCCGAGAGCATGGTGGGCACCGTGGTGGCCCTTTCCATGACCCGCGAGCTGGGGCCGGTGCTTACCGGCATAATGGTGGCGGGCCGGGCGGGCTCCGCCATGGCCGCCGAGCTTGGCACAATGAAGGTGACCGAGCAGATCGACGCTTTGTACACCCTGGCGGCCAACCCCATTAAATACCTTATCGTGCCCCGGTTCATCGCAGGGGTGCTGATGCTTCCCATGCTGTCGGTGGTGGGGGATGTGCTGGGCATAATGGGCGGAGCGGCCATAGGGGTGGGCACGCTGGAGGCCAACCCGGTGGTTTACATGAAAAAGACTTTCGAGTTCCTGGAGTTGAACGACATTTACTCCGGCCTGTTCAAAAGCATGGTGTTCGGGGGCATCATAGCCATAGTCTGTTGTTTCCAGGGATTCGCCACGGAAGGGGGCGCCGAGGGTGTGGGAAAGGCCACCACGCGGTCGGTGGTGATATCGTCCATCCTCATACTTGTTACGGACTACGTTATGACCGCGTTCCTGTTCTAG
- a CDS encoding ABC transporter ATP-binding protein — MADDTIIELIDLHKAFGPKKVLDGASLTIKRGESMVIIGGSGSGKSVTIKHMIGLLDPDKGRVTVDGIEVGALSEEELNKLRRKFGMLFQGAALFDSLTIGENVGFALKEHTDLSKTDIEKIVTEKLRLVGLFNVENLKPAELSGGMKKRAGLARAIAMDPEIILYDEPTTGLDPIMCDQINELIVDLQSKIGATAVTITHDMVSANRIADRIAMLYQGKFVAVGTPDEVFFSDIPEVAEFCYIGKVLRQTEAIQKKGEERPGAESAGSQRGQ; from the coding sequence ATGGCGGACGACACGATAATAGAGCTGATAGACCTCCACAAGGCTTTCGGGCCCAAGAAGGTGCTGGACGGGGCCAGCCTCACCATAAAACGGGGCGAGTCCATGGTGATAATCGGCGGCTCCGGCTCCGGCAAATCCGTTACGATAAAGCACATGATAGGCCTGTTGGACCCGGACAAGGGGCGGGTGACAGTGGACGGAATTGAGGTTGGCGCCTTGAGCGAGGAGGAGCTGAACAAGCTTCGCCGGAAATTCGGCATGCTTTTCCAGGGGGCGGCCCTTTTCGACTCGCTTACCATCGGCGAGAATGTGGGGTTTGCGTTAAAGGAGCATACAGACCTTTCCAAAACCGATATCGAGAAGATAGTCACCGAAAAGTTGCGGCTGGTGGGGCTTTTCAACGTGGAAAACCTCAAGCCCGCCGAGCTTTCCGGCGGCATGAAGAAACGGGCCGGGCTGGCCCGGGCCATAGCCATGGACCCGGAGATTATTCTGTACGACGAGCCCACCACCGGGCTGGATCCAATCATGTGCGACCAGATTAACGAACTTATCGTGGATCTTCAGAGTAAAATAGGCGCGACCGCGGTAACCATCACCCACGACATGGTTTCCGCCAACCGCATCGCGGACAGGATAGCCATGCTCTACCAGGGTAAATTCGTGGCGGTAGGAACGCCGGACGAGGTGTTTTTTTCCGATATTCCAGAGGTGGCGGAATTCTGTTACATTGGTAAAGTTTTAAGGCAGACCGAAGCCATCCAGAAAAAGGGAGAAGAACGGCCCGGGGCGGAAAGCGCCGGTAGCCAGCGGGGCCAGTAA
- a CDS encoding MCE family protein encodes MKLFTPETRVGFLTIFAGFALLYLSFKTAGVDIFSRGEYMKFNISFNSVAGLEERAKVKLSGVEIGYVEKIDLVDSKARITVSLTRDADIRADAIGTIRTSGLLGERYIEIVQGTKESPLLKTGEALTRSEDAAEISDMMAKMSSAVEDIKIITHSLRNTFGTEEGEQSLKNILHNIDSAAANMDLILAENRQALKVTMSNFSVISESFAKEAPSLAKNMEIVASGLKTLIEDNRANLTDGIANLKDVSGEFGGMLKENRENLKTTMDNLSRASAKIDSLMASVKNASSSIENVTSKIERGEGTVGKLVSDEQVYDNLNSALSGAKKLLNKADEVNLMVGIRSERQSELGQTKSHVSVKIQPREDKYYLLEATEDMRRTDISSTRNTINSLLYTLTMAKRFSDITIRAGLIESSAGAGADIHLFGDRVMASADLFNLSGYDKDAKNSQLKAQLRWNMQKYLFLYLGGDELLNEKYRSFLAGGGVMFDENDLKMALGLF; translated from the coding sequence ATGAAATTGTTCACGCCGGAAACCAGGGTCGGGTTCCTGACCATCTTTGCCGGCTTTGCCCTTTTGTACCTGTCTTTTAAAACCGCCGGTGTGGACATTTTCAGCCGCGGCGAATACATGAAATTCAACATTTCCTTCAACTCCGTGGCCGGGCTGGAAGAGAGGGCGAAGGTTAAACTTTCCGGCGTGGAAATAGGCTATGTGGAGAAGATAGACCTTGTGGACTCCAAGGCCCGCATCACCGTCTCCCTCACCCGGGACGCCGACATCCGCGCGGATGCCATAGGCACTATAAGGACCTCCGGCCTGCTGGGCGAACGGTATATAGAAATTGTCCAGGGCACGAAGGAAAGCCCCCTGTTGAAGACCGGCGAGGCGCTTACCCGCTCCGAAGACGCCGCCGAAATAAGCGACATGATGGCCAAAATGTCCAGCGCGGTGGAGGATATCAAAATAATCACCCACTCGTTACGGAACACGTTCGGCACCGAGGAGGGGGAGCAGTCGCTCAAGAACATTTTGCATAATATAGACTCCGCCGCGGCCAACATGGACCTCATTCTGGCGGAGAACCGGCAGGCGCTGAAAGTGACCATGTCCAACTTCTCGGTGATATCCGAGAGCTTCGCCAAAGAAGCCCCGTCGCTGGCCAAAAACATGGAAATAGTAGCATCGGGGCTTAAAACCTTGATCGAGGATAACCGGGCCAACCTGACAGATGGCATCGCCAACCTGAAAGATGTCTCCGGCGAGTTTGGCGGCATGCTCAAGGAGAACAGGGAAAACCTGAAGACGACCATGGATAACCTCTCTCGCGCCTCCGCAAAAATAGACTCGCTGATGGCCTCGGTGAAGAACGCCTCCTCGTCCATAGAGAACGTAACCAGCAAGATAGAACGGGGCGAGGGCACCGTGGGCAAGCTTGTGAGCGACGAGCAGGTATATGACAACCTCAACAGCGCGCTATCCGGCGCCAAGAAACTTTTGAACAAGGCCGACGAGGTGAACCTAATGGTGGGTATCCGCTCCGAGCGGCAGTCGGAGCTGGGGCAGACCAAGTCACACGTGTCTGTGAAAATCCAGCCCAGGGAGGATAAATACTACCTGCTGGAGGCAACCGAAGACATGCGGCGGACGGATATCTCCTCCACCCGGAACACGATCAACTCTTTGCTGTACACACTCACCATGGCCAAACGTTTTTCAGACATCACTATCAGGGCGGGGCTTATAGAGTCCTCCGCCGGGGCCGGGGCGGACATACACCTGTTTGGCGACCGGGTGATGGCGTCAGCCGACCTGTTCAACCTCTCCGGGTACGATAAAGACGCCAAGAACTCCCAGCTGAAAGCCCAGTTGCGATGGAACATGCAGAAGTACCTCTTCCTTTACCTGGGCGGCGACGAACTGCTGAACGAAAAGTACCGGTCTTTCCTGGCGGGCGGCGGCGTGATGTTCGACGAGAACGACCTGAAAATGGCCCTGGGGCTTTTCTAG
- a CDS encoding LysR family transcriptional regulator — protein MLNQITIHQLDLFLVAAKLKNFSRAADQMAISQPAFSAQIIKLEKILGSPLFERIGRRIELTEAGSIFESYAQMTLTALREGKQVIDDITRKVVGKLRLGASTTIGNYILPDYLGKFKKKYPSARIEMVVGNTNNIEQSILKGEIDLGIVEGPVRNKSIEVYRFRTDELVVIFANNHPWKNRHSIKIEDLQKEPLIIRERGSGTRKVFMDKVDPEKTPLNIIMELGDTEAIKKSAQSNLGVAVVSRAAIDEEVKEKQLRFARIEGVNLERKLSLILLKNRYLSNPLRAFLNILEPEEVPHILEKK, from the coding sequence ATGCTTAACCAGATAACCATCCACCAGCTCGACCTGTTCCTGGTGGCGGCCAAGCTGAAAAACTTCTCCAGGGCCGCCGACCAGATGGCCATAAGCCAGCCGGCTTTCTCGGCCCAGATAATAAAACTTGAGAAAATCCTGGGTTCCCCCCTGTTCGAGCGCATAGGCAGGCGGATAGAGCTTACCGAGGCGGGATCCATATTCGAAAGCTACGCGCAGATGACGCTGACGGCCCTGAGGGAAGGCAAGCAGGTGATAGACGACATCACCCGCAAAGTGGTGGGCAAGTTAAGGCTGGGCGCCAGCACCACCATAGGCAACTACATCCTTCCGGACTACCTGGGCAAGTTCAAGAAAAAATACCCCTCGGCCAGGATAGAAATGGTGGTGGGAAACACCAACAACATAGAGCAGTCCATCCTCAAAGGGGAGATAGACCTGGGCATAGTGGAAGGCCCCGTGCGCAACAAAAGCATAGAGGTTTACCGGTTCCGCACCGACGAGCTTGTGGTTATTTTCGCCAACAACCATCCGTGGAAAAACCGGCATTCCATAAAGATCGAGGATCTGCAAAAAGAGCCGCTCATAATCCGGGAACGCGGTTCCGGCACCCGCAAGGTGTTCATGGACAAGGTGGATCCGGAGAAGACCCCTCTCAATATCATCATGGAGCTTGGGGACACCGAGGCCATTAAAAAATCGGCCCAGTCCAACCTTGGGGTGGCGGTGGTGAGCCGGGCGGCAATCGACGAAGAGGTGAAGGAAAAACAGCTACGGTTCGCCAGGATTGAGGGGGTGAACCTGGAAAGGAAACTTAGCCTGATACTGCTGAAGAACCGCTATCTTTCAAACCCGTTGCGGGCTTTCTTGAATATCCTGGAGCCGGAGGAAGTCCCCCACATTCTGGAAAAAAAGTGA
- the aprB gene encoding adenylyl-sulfate reductase subunit beta — MPTFVIQDKCDGCKGQDKTACMYICPHDLMYLDKDRMKAQNQEPEQCWECYSCVKICPQQAIEARPYADFVPMGGTSIPMRSTDSVMWTVKFRDGKVQRFKFPIRTTPEGSIRPYEGKPTPQDADLGNQNLFTEIGVTLPAIKK, encoded by the coding sequence ATGCCTACTTTCGTAATCCAGGATAAATGCGATGGATGCAAGGGTCAAGACAAGACCGCCTGCATGTACATCTGCCCTCACGACCTGATGTACCTGGACAAGGACAGGATGAAGGCGCAAAACCAGGAGCCGGAGCAGTGCTGGGAGTGCTATTCCTGCGTTAAGATCTGCCCCCAGCAGGCCATAGAGGCCCGGCCATACGCCGATTTCGTGCCCATGGGCGGCACATCCATCCCCATGCGCTCCACCGATTCGGTTATGTGGACCGTGAAATTCCGCGACGGTAAAGTCCAGAGGTTCAAATTCCCCATCCGCACGACCCCGGAAGGCTCCATAAGGCCCTATGAAGGCAAGCCCACCCCGCAGGACGCGGATCTCGGCAACCAGAACCTTTTCACCGAGATCGGCGTAACCCTGCCGGCGATCAAGAAATAA
- a CDS encoding adenylyl-sulfate reductase subunit alpha has translation MVKPAENFHADFALNPNIVEMETDILIVGGGMAACGAAYEAARWAQGKYKVTLVDKAAMDRSGAVAQGLSAINTYLGENTPEDYVKMVANDLMGITRDDLVYDVGRHVDGTVQLFEEWGLPVWKQPGDEGKTLREGGKPVRSGKWQVMINGESYKVIVAEAAKQALGIDNIIERCFIVKLLLDEKEDNRIAGAVGFSVRENKIYIFRAKTILIACGGAVNIFRPRSTGEGMGRAWYPVWNAGSTYAMAAQVGAEMTTMENRFVPARFKDGYGPVGAWFLLFKSKAINGLGEDYTVKNKALLEQYPPYGLAHVPSTCLRNHQMMKELKEGRGPIFMDTPTGMANLAKDMDAKQFKHLVAEAWEDFLDMCIGQANLWAGMNIRPEETKSELMPTEPYLLGSHAGACGIWVSGPEDMAPAEWQWGYNRMTTVKGLFTAGDGVGASGHKFSSGSFTEGRIAAKSMVRFARDNSGFKPTITVSKEQLAADIYKPFQNYMDHKDYTTDPMINPNFIRPRMVMFRLNKMMDEYVAGTSTYYTTSEKLMDVALHLLGMLKEDAEKMAAKDLHELLRAWENYHRIWTAEMHLRHIYFRKETRYPGFYYRSDYPNLDENEWKCFVNSRFDPKTGEWAMKKVPHQDLVAKS, from the coding sequence ATGGTTAAACCTGCGGAAAACTTTCACGCGGATTTCGCGTTGAACCCGAACATAGTGGAAATGGAGACCGACATCCTGATAGTCGGCGGCGGCATGGCCGCCTGCGGCGCGGCTTACGAGGCGGCGAGGTGGGCCCAGGGCAAATACAAGGTGACACTGGTGGACAAAGCCGCCATGGACCGGTCCGGCGCCGTGGCCCAGGGCCTTTCGGCCATCAACACCTACCTGGGCGAGAACACACCGGAAGATTACGTGAAGATGGTGGCCAACGACCTTATGGGCATCACCCGGGACGACCTGGTGTATGACGTGGGCAGGCATGTGGACGGCACCGTCCAGCTTTTCGAGGAGTGGGGCCTGCCGGTATGGAAACAGCCCGGCGATGAGGGCAAGACCCTGCGGGAGGGTGGCAAGCCCGTCCGCTCCGGCAAATGGCAGGTGATGATAAACGGCGAATCCTACAAGGTGATAGTGGCCGAAGCGGCCAAACAGGCCCTGGGGATAGACAACATCATAGAGCGGTGTTTCATCGTGAAACTCCTGCTGGACGAAAAAGAGGACAACCGCATCGCCGGGGCCGTGGGTTTCAGCGTAAGGGAGAACAAGATATACATCTTCAGGGCCAAGACCATACTTATAGCCTGCGGCGGCGCGGTGAACATTTTCCGCCCCCGCTCCACGGGCGAAGGAATGGGCCGGGCCTGGTACCCGGTGTGGAACGCCGGCTCCACCTACGCCATGGCGGCCCAGGTGGGCGCGGAGATGACCACCATGGAAAACCGCTTCGTGCCCGCCCGGTTCAAGGACGGATACGGCCCGGTGGGCGCGTGGTTCCTGCTGTTCAAGTCCAAGGCCATAAACGGCCTGGGCGAAGACTATACGGTGAAGAACAAGGCGCTTTTGGAGCAGTATCCACCTTACGGACTGGCGCATGTTCCCTCCACCTGCCTGCGCAACCATCAAATGATGAAGGAGCTGAAAGAAGGCCGCGGGCCAATTTTCATGGATACCCCCACCGGCATGGCCAACCTCGCCAAGGACATGGACGCCAAGCAGTTCAAACACCTGGTGGCCGAGGCTTGGGAGGACTTTCTGGACATGTGTATCGGCCAGGCCAACCTGTGGGCAGGCATGAACATCCGCCCGGAGGAGACCAAGAGCGAGCTTATGCCCACCGAGCCTTACCTGCTGGGTTCCCACGCGGGAGCCTGCGGCATATGGGTGTCCGGCCCGGAAGACATGGCTCCTGCCGAGTGGCAGTGGGGTTACAACCGCATGACCACCGTTAAAGGCCTGTTCACCGCCGGAGACGGCGTGGGCGCCTCGGGGCACAAGTTCTCGTCCGGCTCGTTCACCGAGGGTCGCATAGCGGCCAAGTCCATGGTGCGGTTCGCCCGGGACAACAGCGGCTTCAAACCGACCATCACCGTGTCCAAGGAACAGTTGGCGGCGGACATCTACAAGCCGTTCCAGAACTATATGGACCATAAGGACTACACCACCGACCCGATGATAAACCCCAATTTCATCCGGCCCCGGATGGTGATGTTCCGGCTCAACAAGATGATGGACGAGTATGTGGCGGGCACCTCCACCTACTACACCACGTCGGAGAAGCTGATGGACGTGGCGCTCCACCTGTTGGGCATGCTCAAGGAAGACGCGGAGAAGATGGCCGCCAAGGATCTTCACGAGCTTCTGCGGGCGTGGGAGAACTACCACCGCATCTGGACGGCGGAGATGCACCTGCGCCACATCTACTTCCGCAAGGAGACGAGGTACCCAGGCTTCTATTACAGGAGCGACTATCCGAACCTGGACGAGAACGAGTGGAAATGTTTCGTCAACTCCCGGTTCGACCCGAAGACCGGAGAGTGGGCGATGAAGAAAGTTCCGCACCAGGACTTGGTGGCGAAAAGCTAG
- a CDS encoding endonuclease domain-containing protein yields MDVYNKREQKDYRVSLRKDSPKAERILWSRLKGKQVSGFKFRRQFGIDKYIVDFYCAELKLVIEVDGDTHFMGDGKEKDKARQHKIESYGMTFFRVTNNDVYKNLDGVLMTLWKVIEDLVKKQSA; encoded by the coding sequence ATGGATGTTTACAACAAACGTGAACAGAAAGATTATCGCGTCAGCCTGCGAAAAGATTCGCCTAAAGCCGAACGAATTCTCTGGTCCAGGTTAAAGGGCAAACAAGTTTCAGGTTTCAAATTCCGCCGTCAATTTGGAATCGACAAATACATCGTTGATTTTTATTGCGCTGAATTGAAGTTGGTCATAGAGGTTGATGGAGATACTCATTTTATGGGTGACGGTAAAGAAAAAGACAAAGCGCGCCAACATAAAATCGAAAGTTATGGCATGACATTTTTTAGAGTGACAAACAATGATGTTTATAAAAATCTTGATGGCGTATTGATGACCCTGTGGAAAGTGATTGAGGATTTAGTTAAGAAGCAAAGCGCCTAA